In a genomic window of Roseiflexus castenholzii DSM 13941:
- a CDS encoding AAA family ATPase: MTATEEMTQDALSPEEFRQRALAIETEISQVIVGQRELIRQTVITLLAGGNALLEGVPGLAKTTLVRTLADVIDCSFSRIQFTPDLMPADIVGTTLISEDEAGRKTFRFEPGPIFANLILADEINRATPKTQSALLEAMQEHTVTVAKTIHRLESPFFVLATQNPLEMEGTYPLPEAQLDRFFFKILIPFPTAADLVEIANRTTGARAPQVRKVANAATILAMQRLARSVPIASHVLAYAARLITATHPEDKDAPSVTKQYVRYGASPRGMQALILAAKIMALLDGRYNVAFADLRQAALPALRHRVILNFEAQAEGVAPDDIVKQVVESVRAE; encoded by the coding sequence ATGACAGCAACCGAAGAAATGACGCAGGACGCTCTCTCGCCTGAAGAGTTTCGCCAGCGCGCGCTGGCGATTGAGACCGAGATTTCACAGGTGATCGTCGGACAACGAGAACTGATCCGGCAGACGGTCATTACATTGCTGGCAGGCGGTAATGCGCTCCTCGAAGGGGTGCCTGGCCTGGCGAAAACCACGCTGGTGCGCACGCTCGCCGATGTGATCGACTGTTCCTTCAGCCGCATCCAGTTCACGCCCGACCTTATGCCGGCCGACATCGTCGGTACGACTCTCATCAGCGAGGATGAAGCAGGGCGCAAAACGTTTCGGTTCGAGCCGGGTCCGATTTTTGCGAACCTCATCCTGGCGGACGAAATCAACCGCGCAACGCCGAAAACGCAGAGCGCTTTGCTCGAAGCAATGCAGGAACACACGGTAACGGTCGCCAAAACCATCCACCGCCTGGAAAGCCCATTCTTCGTTCTGGCGACACAGAACCCGCTCGAAATGGAGGGTACCTATCCATTGCCGGAAGCGCAACTCGACCGCTTTTTCTTCAAGATACTCATTCCCTTTCCCACCGCTGCCGATCTGGTGGAAATCGCCAATCGCACAACTGGCGCGCGTGCGCCACAGGTGCGCAAGGTGGCGAATGCCGCGACGATCCTGGCGATGCAACGACTGGCGCGTTCCGTTCCGATTGCCAGCCACGTTCTCGCCTATGCGGCACGCTTGATCACCGCCACTCATCCCGAAGATAAGGATGCGCCGTCGGTGACAAAACAGTATGTGCGGTATGGCGCCAGTCCGCGCGGCATGCAGGCGCTCATTCTGGCAGCCAAGATCATGGCGCTCCTCGATGGACGCTACAATGTCGCCTTCGCTGATTTGCGCCAGGCGGCGCTGCCGGCGCTCCGTCACCGTGTCATTCTGAACTTCGAGGCGCAGGCGGAAGGGGTTGCCCCCGACGATATTGTTAAACAGGTGGTCGAATCGGTGCGCGCAGAATAA
- a CDS encoding vWA domain-containing protein, whose amino-acid sequence MSFLTPLALLSALVVGPLIVAMYLLKLRREELRVSSTFLWQRMVRDVEANAPWQRLRRNWLLFLQLLLLLLLAIALARPFLLTTGISGRNLIIIIDRSASMAATDVPPSRLEAARRQAQTLVDQLPEGGRATIIAIGGQMDVLAASTTDRRQMYDAIRATTLSIGGRGDLSQALALATALAAREPDSEVAIISDGNVETPTDIRVPATVRYFPIGQRAENVAISAMALQPTPAGQTLFVQVSGYGPAPVSRRLDLYLDGALFNAYELNLGPDGTPDAVQTVIVDIPAQARVAEARLSPAPNDDFLPSDDRAWAVSSTGAGMEVRIVGPGNRFLETALSLLPGITATKTTTTTVSGDTAPQVTIFDRVVPEALPTGNLLFIAPMRSTPLFSVTGMVEFPLLRPAPIVIEGQAPPLLRNVSVSEVNVLRAMRIETGVWARALVEGDGSPMLLAGEREGRRIVILAFALQDSDLPLQVAFPLLISNIIGYLAPGSGLEASQIAPGQPLVVAVDPAATAVRVVRPDGRVDAAQIQGGQAIYADTDALGPYLIEQVRDNQAVEQRRFAINLFAPEESRIAPSGELRVPQVSGLQQAVTREQVGRQELWRWLAAAAILIVLIEWLVYQRSSLAYLRQRVRLALAARRHPA is encoded by the coding sequence ATGTCGTTTCTGACGCCGCTGGCGCTTCTCAGTGCACTTGTTGTGGGTCCGCTGATCGTGGCGATGTATCTGTTGAAACTTCGCCGCGAGGAACTGCGCGTCTCTTCGACTTTCCTCTGGCAGCGCATGGTGCGCGATGTGGAGGCAAACGCGCCCTGGCAGCGCCTGCGGCGCAACTGGCTGCTCTTCCTGCAACTGCTGCTGCTGCTCCTGTTGGCAATCGCGCTGGCGCGACCCTTCTTGCTTACCACCGGCATCAGCGGGCGTAACCTGATTATCATCATCGATCGCTCGGCAAGTATGGCGGCGACGGACGTCCCCCCCTCGCGGCTCGAAGCGGCGCGCCGCCAGGCGCAGACGCTGGTCGATCAGTTGCCCGAAGGCGGGCGCGCGACGATTATTGCCATCGGCGGGCAGATGGACGTGCTTGCCGCTTCAACGACGGATCGCCGCCAGATGTATGATGCCATTCGCGCGACGACGCTCAGCATTGGTGGTCGTGGCGATTTGTCGCAAGCGCTGGCGCTTGCCACCGCTCTCGCGGCGCGTGAACCGGATAGCGAGGTTGCCATCATTTCCGACGGCAATGTCGAGACTCCAACCGACATCCGTGTTCCGGCGACGGTGCGCTATTTTCCCATCGGTCAACGCGCGGAGAATGTCGCTATCAGCGCTATGGCGCTGCAACCGACACCCGCCGGACAGACGCTGTTTGTTCAGGTCTCTGGCTATGGCCCGGCGCCGGTTTCGCGGCGGCTTGACCTCTACCTCGATGGCGCACTGTTCAATGCATACGAACTCAACCTCGGACCAGACGGCACTCCAGACGCTGTCCAGACGGTGATCGTCGATATTCCTGCTCAGGCGCGCGTTGCCGAGGCGCGACTCAGTCCGGCGCCCAATGACGATTTCTTGCCCTCCGATGATCGGGCATGGGCAGTAAGTTCGACGGGCGCAGGCATGGAGGTGCGTATTGTTGGTCCTGGCAACCGCTTCCTCGAAACGGCGCTCTCGTTGTTGCCCGGCATCACTGCCACCAAAACAACGACCACGACGGTTTCTGGCGATACTGCACCACAGGTGACAATCTTCGATCGGGTTGTGCCGGAAGCGCTGCCGACCGGCAATCTGTTGTTCATTGCTCCGATGCGCTCGACCCCCCTCTTTTCTGTGACCGGCATGGTTGAATTTCCGCTGCTGCGCCCGGCGCCGATCGTAATCGAAGGGCAAGCGCCGCCACTGCTGCGGAATGTCAGTGTGAGCGAGGTGAATGTGCTGCGCGCGATGCGCATCGAGACAGGCGTGTGGGCGCGCGCGCTGGTCGAAGGAGATGGCAGCCCAATGCTCCTGGCGGGGGAACGCGAGGGGCGACGCATTGTTATCCTGGCATTTGCGTTGCAAGACTCCGATCTGCCGCTTCAGGTTGCCTTTCCGCTGTTGATCTCGAATATCATCGGGTATCTCGCGCCGGGAAGCGGTCTGGAAGCATCGCAGATCGCTCCCGGGCAACCGCTGGTCGTGGCAGTTGATCCCGCTGCCACAGCGGTGCGTGTCGTTCGTCCCGATGGGCGCGTCGATGCGGCACAGATTCAGGGTGGGCAGGCAATCTATGCCGATACTGATGCGCTCGGACCGTACCTCATCGAGCAGGTGCGCGATAATCAGGCAGTCGAGCAGCGGCGTTTCGCTATCAATCTGTTTGCGCCGGAGGAGTCGCGCATTGCACCGTCAGGTGAGTTACGCGTGCCACAAGTCAGTGGTTTGCAACAGGCGGTGACCCGCGAGCAGGTGGGACG
- a CDS encoding DUF58 domain-containing protein — MTTSSSQPLFESAFLRKLDRLALLTRRAMVGDIQGERRSPRRGSSVEFADFRPYVHGDDIRQIDWNLYARMERFFLKLFVAEEELTIHLLVDNSASMDWGDPHKLTYARRLAAAFGYVALSTLDRVTVTAFAAGAGAQLRGVRGKAGALPLFAFLQRLNPGGAGNLVDACKRYARTAINPGPLILCSDLLDPHWEEALRALGSRPFEMTLLHILAPQELRPQLDGDFRLLDAETGETVEITADLETLQRYQTHLREWQETIERFCHGRGITYVQVDTAQPVEEFILTMLRRRGVFR; from the coding sequence ATGACGACATCTTCATCACAACCGTTGTTCGAATCCGCGTTTCTGCGCAAGTTGGATCGCCTGGCGCTGCTGACGCGGCGCGCTATGGTCGGCGATATCCAGGGTGAGCGGCGCAGTCCTCGCCGTGGATCTTCGGTTGAGTTCGCCGATTTTCGCCCCTACGTCCACGGCGACGACATTCGCCAGATCGATTGGAACCTCTACGCGCGGATGGAACGCTTTTTCCTCAAACTCTTTGTTGCTGAGGAAGAATTAACCATCCATCTCCTCGTGGATAACAGCGCTTCGATGGATTGGGGCGACCCGCATAAATTGACCTATGCGCGACGCCTGGCGGCGGCGTTCGGGTATGTGGCGCTCTCGACGCTCGACCGGGTAACGGTGACGGCGTTTGCCGCCGGAGCGGGGGCGCAACTCCGTGGGGTGCGCGGCAAGGCGGGCGCGTTGCCGCTCTTCGCGTTCCTTCAGCGTCTCAACCCCGGCGGCGCCGGCAACCTGGTCGATGCGTGCAAACGCTACGCGCGTACTGCGATCAACCCTGGTCCGTTGATCCTCTGTTCCGATCTGCTCGATCCGCATTGGGAAGAAGCACTTCGCGCGCTCGGTTCGCGCCCGTTCGAAATGACGCTGCTGCACATCCTGGCGCCGCAGGAACTGCGCCCGCAACTTGATGGCGATTTCCGCCTCCTGGACGCTGAAACCGGCGAGACAGTCGAGATTACTGCCGATCTGGAAACGTTGCAGCGCTATCAGACCCACCTGCGCGAATGGCAGGAGACTATCGAACGCTTCTGCCATGGTCGTGGTATCACATATGTGCAGGTCGATACGGCGCAACCGGTCGAGGAGTTTATTCTGACGATGTTGCGTCGGCGCGGTGTGTTTCGATGA